A portion of the Candidatus Zixiibacteriota bacterium genome contains these proteins:
- a CDS encoding DUF2087 domain-containing protein, translating into MENKQNPNTSPRFFTTTELADILKMNVQVIARKLQQGDIPGYKIGKDWRIAETDLWTWLEKHSNRRTVYPGEKIIGNFVKNGRVTALPAQRKKRKYILEYILRHFDLDRVYTEKEVNNIISGHFEDYCTVRREFIMERMMTRSQGKYHRNGTYIFQK; encoded by the coding sequence ATGGAAAATAAACAAAATCCAAATACGTCTCCCCGCTTTTTCACCACCACCGAGCTGGCTGATATCCTCAAGATGAATGTCCAAGTTATCGCCCGGAAATTACAGCAGGGGGATATTCCCGGTTATAAAATCGGCAAGGACTGGCGGATTGCCGAAACCGATCTATGGACCTGGCTGGAGAAGCATTCCAACCGGCGAACAGTCTATCCGGGCGAAAAGATCATAGGCAATTTCGTTAAAAACGGCCGGGTGACTGCCCTGCCGGCCCAGCGGAAAAAAAGAAAATATATTCTGGAATACATTCTTCGCCATTTCGATCTCGACCGGGTGTATACTGAAAAGGAGGTCAATAATATCATTTCCGGGCATTTTGAGGATTATTGCACGGTCCGTCGGGAATTCATTATGGAACGGATGATGACCAGATCCCAGGGCAAGTATCACCGAAACGGGACTTATATCTTTCAGAAATAA
- a CDS encoding carbamoyltransferase: MNVLGISCFYHDSAAALVKDGHLTAAALEERFTGIKHDAAFPINAIHFCLEKGQIDINGLDKVTFYDKPLIKFDRILNGYLQTVPFSYRAFRLAIPVWMREKLWLPIIIKKQLDYRGQVLFVEHHLSHAAGAYFGSPFKQAAILTIDGVGEWATASIGIGEGNRIRLLQAMNYPHSVGLLYSAFTYFLGFRVNSAEYKVMGLAPYGRPKYVDLIKENLVRICDDGSIVLNLKHFRFHSGLEMTGRGFVKLFGRPRRLPEAELTDSDRDIAASIQQVTEEIIYKMASHTRTITGRQNLCLSGGVALNCAAAGKLLSSGLFDDIYIQPASSDSGGAVGAALYISHSLTDRPKTESQPYFGLGPAYFSDQVGTFLNKIRVPYRRLDENDRTRLVAGKLAEGKIVALFNGAMEFGPRALGFRSILADPRDPAVKEKINKAVKFREPFRPFAPVIIEEKAARYFEGAVKSPYMLFNFEVKKEMQSVIPGVTHIDGTARIQTADPLSNPILYRLLEEFEKITGVPVLLNTSLNLRGHPIVRTPEEAFATFISSGIDILLIEDYFLEKERLVLPDFSEFKIVSGHD; this comes from the coding sequence ATGAATGTCCTGGGAATCTCATGTTTCTATCACGATTCCGCGGCCGCCCTTGTCAAGGATGGTCACCTGACAGCGGCGGCACTTGAAGAACGCTTCACCGGTATCAAACATGATGCCGCTTTTCCCATCAATGCTATTCATTTCTGCCTTGAAAAAGGCCAAATCGATATCAATGGGTTGGATAAAGTCACTTTCTATGATAAACCCCTGATCAAATTCGACCGGATACTCAACGGTTATCTTCAAACCGTTCCATTCTCATACCGGGCTTTTCGACTGGCTATCCCAGTCTGGATGAGAGAAAAACTGTGGTTACCGATTATTATAAAAAAACAATTAGACTATCGGGGCCAGGTGCTGTTTGTCGAGCATCACTTATCCCATGCCGCTGGAGCCTATTTTGGCTCGCCTTTCAAACAAGCAGCTATTTTGACCATCGACGGGGTCGGCGAATGGGCCACCGCTTCGATCGGTATCGGCGAGGGTAACCGGATTCGTCTTCTGCAGGCGATGAACTACCCGCATTCGGTAGGTCTGCTCTATTCTGCTTTCACCTATTTTCTCGGGTTCCGGGTTAATTCCGCGGAATACAAAGTCATGGGATTGGCGCCATACGGCCGGCCGAAATATGTCGACCTGATAAAAGAAAACCTGGTTCGAATCTGTGATGATGGCTCGATTGTCCTGAATTTGAAACATTTCCGTTTTCATTCCGGCCTGGAAATGACTGGACGAGGTTTCGTAAAATTATTCGGCCGTCCGAGGCGTTTACCGGAAGCGGAATTGACCGATTCCGATCGCGATATCGCGGCTTCGATTCAACAGGTAACCGAGGAAATAATTTACAAGATGGCCTCTCATACCAGGACCATCACCGGCCGGCAAAACCTTTGTCTATCGGGCGGGGTGGCACTTAATTGCGCGGCGGCGGGCAAATTACTTTCAAGCGGTTTATTCGATGATATTTATATTCAACCGGCCTCGTCGGACAGCGGCGGGGCAGTCGGAGCGGCGTTATATATCTCGCATTCTCTGACCGATCGGCCAAAGACCGAAAGTCAGCCATACTTCGGTCTGGGCCCGGCCTATTTTTCCGATCAGGTTGGAACCTTTTTAAATAAAATCAGGGTGCCATATCGGAGATTGGATGAAAATGATAGAACCCGCCTGGTCGCCGGGAAATTGGCTGAAGGTAAAATCGTGGCACTCTTCAATGGAGCGATGGAGTTCGGACCGCGGGCGCTCGGTTTCCGGTCGATTTTGGCCGATCCGCGCGATCCCGCAGTAAAGGAGAAGATCAACAAGGCCGTTAAATTTCGCGAGCCGTTTCGGCCATTTGCACCGGTGATTATCGAGGAAAAAGCCGCCCGTTATTTTGAGGGGGCGGTCAAGTCGCCTTATATGCTTTTCAATTTTGAAGTTAAAAAAGAGATGCAATCGGTTATTCCGGGGGTAACCCATATCGACGGAACCGCCCGTATTCAAACAGCGGATCCTTTATCCAATCCGATTCTATATCGCCTGTTGGAAGAATTCGAAAAAATTACGGGCGTGCCGGTTTTGCTCAACACCTCATTAAATCTGCGCGGACATCCGATTGTCCGAACGCCCGAGGAAGCCTTTGCCACATTTATTTCCTCGGGGATTGATATTCTCCTGATTGAAGATTATTTTCTGGAAAAAGAAAGACTGGTTTTACCGGACTTCTCCGAATTCAAAATCGTAAGCGGTCATGATTGA
- a CDS encoding DUF2723 domain-containing protein — translation MDKTNSSPGGFDKINAIIGGLVLIFSLIVYQLTVAPTLSYWDCGEFIACSHILGIPHPPGSPLFIVIGRIFSVLPLVSDICMRINLISVITSAIAVLFGYLSVVRMIRFWHNDMSADGWSRIITYLGGVTGALFMAFSTTYWGNAVEAEVYGMSLMLMTIILWLMLKYYNVRGTMEGTRIIILACYLALLGVAVHLTTFLIMPVAAIFFILKKDSPPKAWIILCCLFVAELLAIFIFSNMEFGYQAFLFASVLMMMAVVFFTFRYINWPVLIGIGAFSLIMIGFYQFIYGLLAGLIVMLVIAFVARKLDWRTGLVIIILAVVGYSFHLFIPIRSGAEPNLRIDENNPSRDFSIAPWAFFDGKNKAFINYLDRKQYGSELMVERSFKRRGTWAHQFGRHPHMGFWSYFEEQYGLKSIHLIIFIIGLFGTAFAIMRRLEVGLPFLILLLLASVGLVLYMNFADGIKYNPVSGDAYLEVRNRDYFFTPAFAFFGLAIGLGLAALMEVVRKETASKSYQKPLLAIMSLLVLLPGFPLANNYFCNDRSKNYYPLIYSQNILNTCKENAILFTSGDNDTFPLWCVQEVYDHRKDVRVVNLSLFNTDWYVEQMKNRYGVPISLSDDQILWNDYEYRGQTVRRPEKPFYDRPRKRRTYLIPMPFEGRTVKLQDMMVDEVVLENKWRDPVYFSSEPYAESPLKLRDISVATGILYRLDTANWPRGIDAEEGSRLYHEVYRYDGLDDPTIYRDENATGVMMTLGFNALRIANEFHRTDRIDRAKEILTFIIGKYPEFLQAYAQLSDYYKAEGDSAAADSILAQFEGVVKDLLARDPQNQFYLGDLGLVEHYRGRSEDGVQHLWDAFRLNMSNGHAYHKLAQTLFETRRMTDLYNATMMYADYKNNMDDPLVRQIMGSVRQQSPIPGTP, via the coding sequence TTGGATAAGACCAACTCATCCCCCGGCGGATTTGATAAAATAAACGCGATTATTGGCGGCCTGGTCCTGATTTTCAGCCTCATTGTCTATCAATTAACCGTTGCCCCCACACTATCTTACTGGGATTGTGGTGAATTTATAGCATGTTCCCATATTCTGGGAATCCCGCATCCACCCGGGTCTCCACTTTTTATTGTGATCGGTAGGATTTTTTCGGTACTGCCTTTGGTTTCGGATATTTGTATGAGAATTAACCTGATATCTGTTATTACTTCGGCTATAGCTGTGCTCTTCGGATACCTTTCGGTGGTAAGAATGATCCGGTTTTGGCACAATGATATGTCGGCTGACGGCTGGTCAAGAATTATCACCTATCTGGGCGGAGTGACAGGGGCTTTATTTATGGCCTTTTCAACCACCTACTGGGGGAATGCGGTCGAGGCGGAAGTTTATGGCATGTCCTTGATGCTGATGACAATCATTCTCTGGCTGATGCTCAAATATTATAATGTCCGGGGAACGATGGAAGGAACCCGGATTATAATTCTGGCCTGTTACCTGGCGCTTTTGGGAGTGGCGGTTCATCTCACCACATTTCTGATTATGCCGGTTGCCGCCATATTCTTTATTCTGAAAAAAGATTCTCCCCCGAAAGCCTGGATTATTCTCTGCTGTTTATTCGTAGCCGAACTTCTGGCTATTTTTATCTTCTCCAATATGGAATTCGGTTATCAGGCCTTTTTGTTTGCATCGGTTTTAATGATGATGGCGGTGGTTTTTTTCACCTTCAGGTACATCAACTGGCCGGTTTTAATCGGGATCGGTGCCTTCTCACTGATTATGATCGGATTTTACCAGTTTATTTATGGTCTTCTGGCAGGCTTAATTGTCATGCTGGTTATCGCTTTTGTGGCTCGTAAGCTGGACTGGAGAACCGGCCTGGTGATAATCATTCTTGCCGTGGTCGGATATTCCTTCCACCTTTTTATTCCCATTCGTTCCGGGGCGGAACCTAATCTCAGGATTGATGAAAACAATCCGTCGCGGGATTTCAGCATAGCTCCCTGGGCATTTTTCGACGGGAAAAACAAGGCTTTTATCAATTATCTTGATCGCAAGCAATACGGCAGTGAATTAATGGTTGAGCGTTCCTTCAAGCGGCGGGGAACATGGGCGCACCAATTCGGACGTCACCCGCACATGGGTTTCTGGAGTTATTTCGAGGAGCAGTATGGTTTGAAATCGATCCATCTGATTATCTTTATTATCGGATTGTTCGGGACCGCCTTTGCCATAATGCGCCGTCTTGAGGTAGGTTTGCCGTTTCTGATATTACTTCTTCTGGCGTCGGTGGGGTTGGTTCTCTATATGAACTTCGCCGACGGCATCAAGTATAATCCGGTGTCGGGCGATGCCTATCTTGAGGTTCGGAACCGAGATTACTTCTTCACCCCGGCCTTTGCCTTTTTCGGACTGGCTATCGGGCTCGGGCTGGCCGCCCTGATGGAGGTGGTCAGGAAAGAAACGGCTTCGAAAAGTTATCAAAAGCCACTTCTGGCGATTATGTCACTTCTGGTTTTACTGCCGGGATTTCCTCTGGCCAATAACTATTTTTGCAATGATCGATCCAAAAACTATTACCCGCTGATATATTCGCAAAATATTCTGAACACCTGCAAGGAAAACGCCATCCTGTTTACCTCGGGAGATAACGATACTTTTCCGCTCTGGTGTGTGCAGGAAGTTTACGATCATCGCAAGGACGTCCGGGTAGTCAACCTCTCCCTTTTTAATACCGACTGGTATGTGGAACAGATGAAAAACCGCTATGGTGTTCCAATTTCGCTGAGTGATGACCAGATTCTGTGGAATGATTATGAGTACCGCGGACAAACCGTTCGCCGTCCGGAAAAGCCGTTCTATGACCGTCCGCGAAAACGGCGAACCTACTTAATTCCAATGCCTTTTGAGGGCCGGACGGTGAAACTTCAGGATATGATGGTCGATGAGGTCGTTCTTGAGAATAAATGGCGGGATCCGGTTTATTTCTCGTCGGAACCGTATGCCGAATCGCCCCTGAAGCTGAGGGATATTTCGGTTGCCACCGGGATTTTATACCGGCTGGATACGGCTAACTGGCCGCGAGGAATCGATGCCGAGGAAGGATCCCGGTTGTATCATGAGGTGTATCGTTACGACGGACTCGACGATCCCACTATATATCGCGACGAAAACGCCACCGGGGTTATGATGACCCTTGGTTTCAATGCCCTCAGAATCGCCAATGAATTTCATCGGACCGATCGAATCGATCGAGCCAAGGAAATCCTTACTTTTATAATAGGGAAATACCCGGAATTCCTTCAGGCTTATGCGCAACTTTCGGATTATTATAAAGCCGAAGGCGACAGCGCCGCGGCCGATTCCATTCTGGCGCAATTCGAGGGCGTGGTCAAAGATCTTCTCGCCCGCGATCCCCAGAACCAGTTTTATCTCGGGGATCTGGGATTGGTGGAACACTATCGCGGCCGTTCCGAGGACGGCGTACAGCATCTCTGGGACGCCTTTCGATTGAATATGAGTAACGGTCATGCCTATCACAAGCTGGCCCAGACTCTTTTTGAAACGCGGCGGATGACCGATCTTTACAATGCCACCATGATGTATGCCGATTATAAGAATAATATGGATGATCCTCTGGTTCGACAGATAATGGGAAGTGTCCGCCAGCAAAGCCCGATTCCCGGGACGCCGTGA
- a CDS encoding DUF4159 domain-containing protein codes for MIRIALLACLLAISTNPLTLAQSRGGDILMPQQLLPTPVRSSPPINPSAVTIARLHYGGGGDWYWGSSALPNLLKFIRNNSNLPVDTVEKVVQIMDDNLFRYPFLFATGHGLMKFSDDERERLRTYLSHGGFLFINDSYGMDKNLRVELARLFPERELTEIPFEHEIYHSYYDFPGGPPKIHEHDKKTAQGFGIIIDGRVVLYYLYESDIGDGWEDPQVHNDPPEKREAALKMGLNLLAYALSH; via the coding sequence ATGATCCGAATTGCACTACTTGCCTGTTTACTGGCCATTTCGACGAATCCGCTTACCCTGGCTCAGAGCCGGGGAGGAGATATTTTAATGCCGCAACAACTCCTTCCGACTCCTGTTCGGAGTAGTCCCCCGATTAATCCCTCGGCGGTAACCATAGCTCGATTGCATTATGGAGGAGGCGGCGATTGGTACTGGGGGAGTTCGGCCCTTCCCAATTTACTTAAATTTATCAGGAATAACAGCAATTTGCCAGTGGATACGGTTGAAAAGGTAGTCCAGATCATGGATGACAACCTGTTTCGCTATCCCTTTTTATTTGCCACCGGACATGGTTTGATGAAATTCAGCGATGATGAACGGGAAAGACTGAGAACCTATTTATCCCATGGCGGTTTTTTGTTTATCAATGATTCCTATGGCATGGATAAAAATCTCAGGGTGGAGTTGGCTCGTCTTTTCCCGGAACGCGAACTGACTGAAATTCCATTCGAACACGAGATCTATCACAGTTATTATGATTTCCCCGGCGGGCCACCCAAGATCCATGAACATGATAAAAAAACCGCGCAGGGTTTCGGTATTATTATCGATGGCCGGGTAGTGCTTTATTACCTGTACGAATCCGATATCGGCGACGGCTGGGAGGACCCGCAGGTACACAATGATCCGCCGGAAAAAAGAGAGGCGGCCCTCAAGATGGGTCTGAACCTTCTTGCCTACGCCTTGAGTCATTAA
- a CDS encoding SGNH/GDSL hydrolase family protein has protein sequence MTANNIKKIPRGWKITLMLVSIPAFLFVSELILTLIPINTRFENRFFLVNRALDYLEVFKKDKNLFWRFRPSQTVSSRFFENKTYHINSLGLRGDEIDLQTDKIRIAALGNSCTFGWGIDDSGIYINQLKKLIDSDSDLPQVEVINAGIPGYSSWQGRRLFQSDILPLKPRVVLIMFAWNDQWAAADNIPDCEQKMPPQFIIDLQNLFSRLKIYRLIKKLALSAVEQPLRTKLIKENPVYRVSETDLNNNLTAIIQACRIKGLTPILLTSPIPSLTGYYPPGSRSLMHTYHECYIRQTRLVASSTETFMVDLAAEFDKYDDLFDDAAYDPIHFNARGHRVAAETIYGFIKKNPQILNRGVN, from the coding sequence TTGACTGCCAATAATATAAAAAAAATCCCGCGCGGTTGGAAGATCACTCTTATGCTGGTCTCGATTCCGGCCTTCCTTTTTGTAAGCGAATTAATCTTGACACTTATCCCGATTAACACCCGTTTCGAAAACCGATTTTTTCTGGTCAACCGCGCCCTGGATTACCTGGAAGTATTCAAGAAAGATAAAAATCTTTTCTGGCGTTTTCGCCCCTCACAAACCGTCTCGTCCCGTTTCTTTGAGAACAAAACCTATCATATCAACTCCCTTGGATTGCGCGGTGATGAAATCGATCTCCAAACCGATAAAATCCGAATCGCGGCTCTTGGCAATTCCTGCACCTTCGGCTGGGGAATTGATGACAGCGGGATATATATCAACCAATTGAAGAAACTAATCGACAGCGATTCAGATTTGCCTCAGGTTGAAGTAATTAACGCGGGTATTCCGGGGTACAGCTCATGGCAGGGACGGCGTCTCTTTCAATCGGATATTCTTCCTCTGAAACCCCGAGTGGTCCTGATTATGTTTGCCTGGAATGATCAATGGGCCGCTGCCGATAACATACCCGACTGTGAACAGAAAATGCCGCCGCAATTTATCATCGATCTTCAGAATCTGTTTTCCCGCCTGAAAATCTACCGTCTGATAAAAAAGCTGGCTCTTTCGGCTGTGGAACAACCGCTGCGAACTAAATTGATAAAAGAGAATCCGGTTTATCGGGTAAGCGAGACCGATTTAAATAATAACCTGACGGCCATAATTCAAGCCTGTCGGATAAAAGGTCTCACGCCGATTCTACTTACCTCGCCAATTCCTTCACTGACAGGTTATTATCCGCCGGGAAGTCGTTCCCTGATGCATACTTATCACGAATGTTATATTAGGCAAACCCGGTTGGTGGCCAGCAGTACCGAAACATTCATGGTGGATCTCGCGGCTGAATTCGATAAATATGACGATTTATTCGATGATGCCGCTTATGATCCGATCCATTTCAACGCCCGTGGTCACCGGGTGGCGGCGGAAACAATTTACGGGTTTATTAAAAAAAATCCGCAGATATTAAATAGGGGAGTAAATTAA
- a CDS encoding EamA family transporter, translating to MYTILCLIWGSTWLAIKLGLQDAPPIWSAGLRFTLAALIIVFINLIRKARYPDSLWEILRLAIPGIFMYALSYMFLYGAEVYIDSGLTAMLFASFPFFVAAFSIGMLKDEKLGRGGWTGLVVGFIGIVIVFYDSLTKSNLLSLGVFLAVLGSAASAYGTVYIRAYQREYDIGIMAAVQMGIAALITLVCAIVFESWGDYNITARSVGALFYLAVFGSVVAFLIYYWLLKKLKAIMVSQIAFITPVIAIILGYLVRNETFSAFTMAGSILIMVGVGLVLRR from the coding sequence ATGTATACCATCCTGTGCCTTATCTGGGGTTCCACCTGGCTGGCCATCAAACTGGGGTTACAGGATGCTCCGCCAATCTGGTCGGCCGGATTGCGATTTACATTGGCCGCTCTGATAATTGTTTTCATAAATCTCATTCGCAAAGCCCGCTATCCCGATTCACTATGGGAAATATTACGGTTGGCCATCCCGGGAATATTTATGTATGCCCTCAGTTACATGTTTCTCTATGGCGCGGAGGTCTATATTGATTCCGGATTGACGGCCATGCTATTCGCCAGTTTTCCTTTTTTCGTGGCGGCTTTTTCGATCGGAATGTTGAAAGATGAAAAGCTGGGTCGCGGCGGATGGACCGGTCTGGTGGTTGGCTTTATCGGGATAGTAATAGTCTTCTATGATTCGCTGACCAAATCGAACCTGTTATCATTGGGGGTCTTTCTGGCTGTTCTCGGATCGGCCGCGTCGGCCTATGGCACTGTTTATATCCGCGCCTATCAGCGGGAATATGATATAGGGATTATGGCCGCAGTTCAGATGGGAATCGCGGCGCTGATAACTCTTGTCTGCGCTATTGTTTTCGAGTCCTGGGGCGATTACAATATCACCGCCCGTTCGGTAGGCGCATTATTTTATCTGGCCGTGTTCGGTTCGGTGGTAGCCTTTCTTATATATTACTGGCTGCTTAAAAAACTAAAGGCAATCATGGTGTCGCAGATCGCTTTCATTACCCCGGTAATTGCCATTATTCTCGGTTATTTGGTCCGCAACGAGACTTTTTCGGCCTTTACAATGGCTGGTTCAATTCTTATCATGGTCGGTGTCGGATTGGTCTTAAGGAGGTAA